The DNA window AACACGGTCCGCGGACCGCTCGACGGTTCCGAACTGGGCCAGACCCTGATCCACGAGCACATCGTCACGGCCGACTGGTCGATGCGAATGGCATTCGGTGCGCACTTCTACGAGCACGACGTCGTCGTGGAGCGCGCAGTCGAGCAATTCCTGCGGGCCAAGGAGAGTGGCGTGCGGACGGTGGTCGACGGCACGCCGGTGAACATGGGACGCGACGTCGCCCTCATCCGTGAGGTGGCGGAGCGGACCGGGCTGGAATTCATCGTGTCCAGCGGCTTCTACTACCAGGACGAGGTCTACCTGAAGTGGCGGAGCGAGGACGAGATCCACGCGTGGCTGACCCGAGAGTGCGAGGACGGCATCGCCGGCACGGACGTGCGGCCCGGCATCATGAAGACGGCCTGCGCGGACCTCGGCATCACCCCGATCCTCGACAAGGTGTTCCGCGCGATCGGCAGAGTGGCCGCCGAGCAGCGACTGCCCATCTTCTGCCACCACCACACCGAGGTCGGCAACGGTGAAGCGATCGTGGACCTCTTCGAGAGCTGCGGCGTCGCACCGAACCAACTGGTGCTCGGGCACAGCGGAGACACGAACGACCTCGACTACCTGGAGGGGATTCTCCGGCGCGGCGCCTACCTGGGGATGGATCGGTTCGGGCACTGCGCGGCGGGCAACAGCCTGGAGAACCGGGTGCGCACGATCACCGAGTTGTGTGCACGCGGTCACGGTGACCGGCTGCTGCTCTCGCACGATCTGGCGACCTACTTCGGCGTCTTCGGGTCGTGGGAGGACTTCAAGACCGGGGAATCGGTGGATCCCACAGTCGATTTCACCTTCATCAACCGTCAGGTCGTTCCCGCACTCGCGTCCGCCGGGCTCACCCCGGACGCCGTGCGCGCGATGCTCGAACGCAATCCGGTCGAGTTCCTGGAGGTCCACTGACCCGGCCGGGTCAGTGGAGCAGCAGAGCGGGGTTCACAGCCCCAGCGGGATGGCGGCACCCGAGATCGGGGCCGAGTCGTCCGAGATCAGGAACGCGATCACCTTGGCGATGTCGGCCGGGGCGACCCAGTTGGCGCGATCCGACTTCGGCATCGCCGCCCGGTTGACCGGCGTGTCGATCACGCCGGGAAGCAACGCATTCGAGCGGATGTGATCGGCCTTGTACTCGACCGCGATCGACTCGGCCAGCGCGAGGACGGCGGCCTTGGACGTGCTGTACGCGGTGCCGCCCGGGAACGGCTTCAGTGCGGCGCCGGACGACATCGACACGACCGAACCGCCGCCGTTCGCGATCAGGTGCG is part of the Rhodococcus sp. SGAir0479 genome and encodes:
- a CDS encoding phosphotriesterase family protein produces the protein MPVNTVRGPLDGSELGQTLIHEHIVTADWSMRMAFGAHFYEHDVVVERAVEQFLRAKESGVRTVVDGTPVNMGRDVALIREVAERTGLEFIVSSGFYYQDEVYLKWRSEDEIHAWLTRECEDGIAGTDVRPGIMKTACADLGITPILDKVFRAIGRVAAEQRLPIFCHHHTEVGNGEAIVDLFESCGVAPNQLVLGHSGDTNDLDYLEGILRRGAYLGMDRFGHCAAGNSLENRVRTITELCARGHGDRLLLSHDLATYFGVFGSWEDFKTGESVDPTVDFTFINRQVVPALASAGLTPDAVRAMLERNPVEFLEVH